One Pseudodesulfovibrio cashew DNA window includes the following coding sequences:
- a CDS encoding Gfo/Idh/MocA family protein has translation MNKIRVGFIGLNPDSHWASTAHIPALKSLSDDFEVVGVANSTLESAKRTAEALNLKHAFANPRELVASEEIDLVVVTVKVPYHYELVSAALEAGKHVHCEWPLGNGLDEAHKLTALAAEKGVVNTVGTQMRAAVEVKYLRQLVADGYVGDVLSTTLVGDAGGWGPETVADLAYLNDKSTGATMLTIPFGHTLAGVRDVLGEFADISGRMILRRDQVRVTDTGETLTATSEDQIMVNGVLESGAAFSAHYRGGMSRGTNFLWEINGTEGDIQVTAGFGHGQMAQLSISGARGEETGMQPLTPPAEMYDGLPDEVIPRNVRGIYALIAKDIRNNTREAPSFGDALRLHELLDAIEQSSQQCAGK, from the coding sequence ATGAACAAGATTCGAGTAGGTTTTATCGGCTTGAACCCGGACAGCCATTGGGCTTCGACGGCACATATTCCGGCCCTCAAATCGCTTTCGGATGATTTCGAGGTTGTCGGTGTCGCCAACTCCACCCTTGAGAGCGCGAAGCGGACTGCCGAGGCGCTGAATCTGAAACACGCCTTCGCTAACCCCCGGGAGCTTGTTGCTTCCGAAGAGATCGATCTCGTCGTAGTGACGGTCAAGGTCCCGTATCACTATGAACTGGTGAGCGCCGCACTCGAAGCGGGCAAGCACGTGCATTGCGAGTGGCCCCTGGGCAACGGCCTGGACGAGGCCCACAAGCTGACCGCTCTGGCAGCGGAGAAGGGCGTCGTGAACACCGTGGGTACGCAGATGCGTGCTGCCGTCGAAGTGAAATATCTGCGGCAGCTTGTTGCCGACGGCTATGTCGGCGATGTGCTGTCCACCACCCTGGTCGGCGATGCCGGAGGGTGGGGCCCCGAGACAGTTGCCGATCTTGCCTACCTCAACGACAAGTCCACCGGCGCGACAATGCTGACCATTCCGTTCGGTCACACCCTTGCGGGCGTGCGGGATGTGCTCGGCGAGTTCGCGGACATCTCCGGCCGCATGATCCTCAGGCGTGACCAGGTCCGGGTCACCGATACTGGTGAAACCCTGACCGCCACCTCCGAAGACCAGATCATGGTCAACGGAGTCCTGGAAAGCGGTGCCGCCTTCTCCGCCCATTACCGTGGCGGCATGTCCCGGGGGACCAACTTCCTCTGGGAGATCAACGGCACCGAAGGCGACATTCAGGTCACCGCCGGTTTCGGCCACGGCCAGATGGCCCAACTGTCCATCTCGGGAGCGCGCGGTGAAGAGACTGGAATGCAGCCTCTGACTCCCCCTGCCGAAATGTACGACGGTCTTCCGGATGAGGTCATCCCGCGCAATGTCCGCGGAATTTACGCCCTGATAGCAAAGGACATCCGAAACAATACCCGTGAAGCCCCCAGCTTCGGGGACGCGCTCAGACTCCATGAGCTGCTCGATGCGATCGAACAGTCCTCGCAGCAGTGCGCCGGAAAGTAG
- a CDS encoding DapH/DapD/GlmU-related protein, with the protein MSLEDLLEHFNNGLPVQGGTDMHSLLVRYSNEAMRVTAELNGSYHEPDEVRSLMSELTGKTVEDTFTLFPPFYTDFGKNITIGKNVFINSCCNFQDQGGITIKDGVLIGHKVVLATINHGYAPEKRQWNHPAPIIIGENVWIGSNATILQGVTVGDNAIVAAGAVVTKDVAPGTIVGGVPAKFIKTVADAEEEKEASKLSTDD; encoded by the coding sequence ATGAGTCTCGAGGATCTGCTGGAACATTTCAATAACGGCCTGCCCGTACAGGGCGGCACCGATATGCACAGTCTGCTTGTCCGCTACAGCAATGAAGCCATGCGGGTTACCGCCGAATTGAACGGCTCATACCACGAGCCGGATGAAGTCCGCTCGCTCATGTCGGAGCTTACCGGCAAGACCGTGGAAGATACGTTTACCCTGTTCCCTCCGTTTTACACTGATTTCGGCAAGAACATCACCATAGGCAAAAACGTTTTCATCAATTCGTGCTGCAATTTTCAGGATCAGGGCGGAATCACCATCAAGGATGGCGTTCTCATCGGGCATAAGGTCGTGCTTGCAACCATCAACCATGGTTACGCCCCGGAAAAACGCCAGTGGAACCACCCGGCTCCCATCATTATCGGTGAAAATGTCTGGATCGGTTCTAATGCCACGATACTTCAAGGGGTGACCGTCGGCGACAACGCCATTGTCGCTGCCGGGGCGGTGGTGACCAAAGATGTTGCGCCGGGTACGATTGTCGGTGGGGTGCCCGCCAAATTCATCAAGACGGTTGCCGATGCGGAAGAAGAAAAGGAAGCATCGAAACTTTCAACTGACGATTAG
- a CDS encoding aldo/keto reductase, translated as MQKRMLGKDGLEVSALGLGCMGLSFAQGPALDRKEAVALIRKACESGVTFFDTAEVYGPYVNEEVVGEALAPFRSEVSIATKFGVRFEDGRQTPDSRPETIRASVEGSLRRLRVETIDLYYQHRVDPDVPIEDVAGTVKELMAQGKVRHWGLSEPGVATVRRAHAELPLCAVQSEYSMMWRQPEEELFPALEELGIGLVPFSPLGKGFLTGRFDRTSTFGKDDFRSIVPRFLPENLDANQVLVRLVAETAAEKEATPAQIALAWVLARKPWIVPIPGTKNQQRLQENLGAAAVVLTDHDMQRIDAALSGINVVGDRYPEQLAKQVGK; from the coding sequence ATGCAAAAGAGAATGCTTGGAAAGGACGGTCTGGAGGTCTCGGCCCTTGGTTTGGGCTGCATGGGGCTCAGCTTTGCCCAGGGCCCGGCCCTGGACAGGAAAGAGGCCGTGGCCCTGATACGCAAGGCCTGCGAGAGCGGGGTGACGTTCTTTGACACCGCTGAAGTGTATGGCCCGTATGTGAACGAGGAGGTGGTGGGCGAGGCTCTGGCCCCATTCAGGAGCGAGGTGAGCATCGCCACCAAGTTCGGCGTCCGGTTCGAAGACGGCAGGCAGACCCCCGACAGCAGGCCCGAGACCATCCGTGCCTCGGTGGAGGGTTCGCTGCGACGTCTTCGGGTGGAAACCATAGACCTGTACTATCAGCATCGTGTGGACCCGGATGTGCCGATCGAAGACGTGGCCGGAACCGTGAAGGAGCTTATGGCCCAGGGCAAGGTCCGACATTGGGGGCTTTCGGAACCGGGAGTGGCGACCGTCCGCCGCGCTCACGCCGAGCTCCCGCTGTGCGCGGTGCAAAGCGAATATTCCATGATGTGGCGACAGCCCGAAGAGGAATTGTTTCCCGCCCTCGAAGAGCTGGGTATCGGGCTTGTCCCGTTCAGCCCGTTGGGCAAGGGGTTCCTCACCGGTCGTTTCGACAGGACGTCGACCTTCGGCAAAGACGATTTTCGCTCCATCGTTCCCCGTTTTCTGCCGGAAAATCTGGATGCCAACCAGGTGTTGGTCAGACTGGTCGCGGAAACCGCAGCGGAAAAGGAAGCCACGCCCGCCCAGATCGCCCTGGCCTGGGTACTGGCTCGGAAGCCGTGGATCGTGCCCATCCCGGGAACGAAGAATCAACAGAGATTACAGGAAAACCTGGGGGCGGCCGCCGTCGTGTTGACCGATCATGACATGCAAAGGATTGATGCCGCGCTCTCCGGTATCAATGTCGTCGGGGACCGCTATCCCGAACAGCTTGCAAAGCAGGTCGGAAAATAA
- a CDS encoding flavodoxin family protein translates to MSKKILIISASPRKDGNSDLLCDEFMRGAQQSGHDVEKIRLSERHINYCTGCCSCVSGGGKCVQKDDMNDIFPKVLAADVLVLASPVYFRSFNGQMKTFMDRICPIYSRIHDTEVYFIVSAAGGSIPVESTFMSFRVFTGCLDVEEKGTLAVTGIWDAGGVKGTRTLKEAFEMGVNP, encoded by the coding sequence ATGAGCAAAAAGATACTTATTATTTCGGCAAGTCCCCGTAAGGACGGCAACTCCGACCTCCTGTGCGACGAGTTCATGCGTGGCGCGCAGCAGAGCGGCCATGATGTGGAGAAGATCCGACTCTCGGAACGGCACATCAACTACTGCACCGGGTGTTGCTCCTGCGTCAGCGGGGGCGGAAAATGCGTCCAGAAGGACGACATGAACGACATCTTTCCCAAGGTGCTCGCCGCCGACGTCCTGGTTCTGGCCAGCCCGGTCTACTTCCGTTCCTTCAACGGTCAGATGAAGACCTTCATGGACAGGATCTGCCCTATTTACTCCAGGATCCACGACACCGAGGTCTACTTCATCGTGTCCGCCGCTGGAGGAAGCATCCCCGTGGAAAGCACCTTCATGAGCTTTCGGGTCTTCACCGGCTGCCTGGACGTCGAGGAGAAGGGAACCCTCGCTGTCACCGGCATCTGGGACGCGGGCGGAGTCAAGGGAACGCGAACCCTCAAAGAAGCATTTGAGATGGGCGTCAATCCCTGA
- a CDS encoding alpha/beta hydrolase, which produces MKTNAFVTKMMKTLLSILTLVLAANLAFAEDDMTWDKTFKLSDKVIHEKVSYPNRYGITLSADMYMPKDIDKSKKYPALVIGTPYGGVKEQGAGIYAQTMAERGFVAIAFDESFNGESGGEPRHTSSPEIFSEDFSAGVDFLGTRPFVDRNRIGAIGICGSSAFALKAAQVDQRIKAIATASMYDMSRLIRNGWEDSMTPEERTKMLTELGEQRWKDFENGTPGLPEGFPTVAADSIPEGLDPVMSEFWEYYAMPRGHHPRAQAAFTLTSNMAFTNFPLMNFVEDISPRPLLFIMGEKAHSRYFTEDVYKMAKEPKELVIIPGARHIDLYDRVDMIPFDKLEDFFTKNLK; this is translated from the coding sequence ATGAAAACCAACGCCTTTGTGACCAAGATGATGAAAACCTTGCTGTCGATCCTGACTCTGGTGCTGGCAGCCAACCTAGCCTTTGCGGAGGATGATATGACCTGGGACAAGACTTTCAAGTTGAGCGACAAGGTAATTCACGAAAAGGTGTCCTACCCCAACAGGTACGGGATCACCCTGTCCGCCGACATGTACATGCCGAAGGACATCGACAAATCCAAGAAATACCCGGCTCTCGTCATTGGCACCCCCTACGGCGGAGTCAAGGAGCAGGGCGCGGGCATCTACGCCCAGACCATGGCCGAACGCGGCTTCGTCGCCATCGCCTTTGACGAGTCCTTCAACGGCGAGAGCGGCGGCGAGCCCCGGCACACCTCCTCCCCCGAGATCTTCTCCGAAGACTTCAGCGCAGGCGTGGACTTCCTGGGCACCCGTCCCTTTGTCGACCGGAACCGTATCGGCGCCATCGGCATCTGCGGCAGCAGCGCATTCGCCCTCAAGGCCGCGCAGGTCGACCAGCGCATCAAGGCCATCGCCACCGCGAGCATGTATGACATGAGCCGCTTGATCCGCAACGGCTGGGAAGATTCCATGACCCCCGAAGAGCGGACCAAGATGCTTACCGAACTCGGCGAGCAGCGTTGGAAGGACTTCGAAAACGGCACGCCGGGGCTCCCCGAGGGATTCCCGACCGTGGCCGCCGACTCCATCCCCGAGGGCCTTGACCCGGTCATGAGCGAGTTCTGGGAATACTATGCCATGCCCCGCGGCCACCACCCCCGCGCGCAGGCTGCGTTCACGCTGACCAGCAACATGGCTTTCACCAACTTCCCGCTGATGAACTTCGTGGAAGACATCTCGCCCCGCCCGCTCCTCTTCATCATGGGTGAGAAGGCGCACTCCCGCTACTTCACCGAAGACGTCTACAAGATGGCCAAGGAGCCCAAGGAACTGGTCATCATCCCCGGCGCGCGTCACATCGACCTCTACGACCGGGTGGACATGATTCCCTTCGACAAGCTGGAGGACTTCTTCACCAAGAATCTGAAGTAG
- a CDS encoding Na+/H+ antiporter NhaC family protein encodes MEQFNAGWLSLLPPCITIILALRTKEIVSSLFIGVLSGALIYCVGIGNTPYPLKTIEVAFQLIVSKVDFNVIVFGSLLGALIYLVAATGGANAYAQWATRRIKSKRSALLATTGLGLVMFIDDYFNCLSVGTVMQPVTDKFRVSRAKLAYIIDTTAAPVCILAPLSSWAVGVGSNIRTTGAFESDFGAFVATIPWNFYAILSLLVVVLVSWGGFDIGPMLREEEQAEASGVTSGEGAEASNGTPSTAVQGRIIDMLLPIGSLILFAVLALLYTGGYWGDDPARHSLGVAFGNCDAGRALVLASFGSLAVAFLLFVPRGVLTLGEFMNGAMEGIKTMLPCVIVLVLAWAMGGLCRELLQTPQYIAEMIGTGGSMTFALPVVFFGLAGFLSFSTGTSWGTFGILIPIAVPLVQALEPSLVLVSLSAVLAGSVFGDHSSPISDTTILSSANAGCPLIEHVSTQMPYATVAFVGSGAGYLVAGITGGQLIPSFAAGLLVTIGCLVALRGRRRAIIGRSLLQSRAS; translated from the coding sequence ATGGAACAATTCAATGCGGGCTGGCTTTCTTTGCTGCCGCCGTGCATCACTATCATACTGGCTTTGCGGACCAAGGAGATCGTCTCTTCCCTGTTCATCGGGGTTCTGTCCGGCGCGCTCATCTATTGCGTCGGCATCGGCAACACTCCTTACCCCCTGAAAACGATAGAGGTCGCATTTCAGCTCATCGTCTCGAAGGTCGACTTCAACGTCATTGTCTTCGGTTCCCTGCTGGGAGCCCTTATCTACCTTGTGGCCGCCACCGGGGGCGCGAACGCCTACGCGCAATGGGCGACCAGGCGTATTAAAAGCAAGCGAAGCGCCTTGCTGGCCACTACGGGGTTGGGTCTGGTCATGTTCATCGACGATTATTTCAACTGCCTCTCGGTGGGCACCGTGATGCAGCCCGTCACGGACAAGTTTCGGGTCTCGCGCGCCAAGCTGGCCTATATCATCGATACGACGGCGGCTCCCGTATGCATCCTTGCCCCCCTGTCGAGCTGGGCCGTGGGAGTGGGGAGCAACATCAGGACAACCGGCGCGTTCGAGAGCGATTTCGGTGCGTTCGTCGCCACGATCCCGTGGAACTTTTACGCCATCCTTTCCCTGCTGGTGGTCGTGCTGGTCAGCTGGGGCGGGTTTGATATCGGTCCCATGCTGCGGGAAGAGGAGCAGGCCGAAGCTTCGGGAGTCACTTCAGGAGAGGGCGCCGAGGCGAGCAATGGAACGCCGTCAACAGCGGTTCAGGGCCGGATAATCGATATGCTCCTGCCCATCGGCAGCCTCATCCTCTTTGCCGTTCTCGCGCTGCTCTACACGGGCGGTTACTGGGGCGACGATCCCGCCCGCCATTCCCTTGGAGTGGCCTTCGGCAACTGTGACGCGGGGCGTGCCCTGGTCCTGGCCTCGTTCGGGTCTCTGGCCGTGGCCTTCCTGCTGTTTGTTCCGCGCGGCGTCCTGACGCTGGGCGAGTTCATGAACGGCGCGATGGAAGGCATCAAGACCATGCTGCCGTGCGTCATCGTCCTGGTGCTGGCCTGGGCAATGGGCGGCCTTTGTCGTGAACTGCTGCAGACGCCGCAATACATCGCCGAGATGATCGGCACGGGGGGGAGCATGACCTTTGCCCTTCCTGTTGTCTTCTTCGGCCTGGCGGGGTTCCTCAGCTTCAGCACCGGCACCTCCTGGGGCACGTTCGGCATTCTCATTCCCATCGCCGTGCCGCTGGTGCAGGCCCTTGAACCGTCGCTGGTGCTGGTCAGCCTCTCCGCAGTCCTGGCCGGGAGCGTGTTCGGCGATCACAGCTCGCCCATTTCAGATACGACCATTCTCTCCAGCGCCAACGCGGGCTGCCCGCTCATCGAGCACGTCTCCACGCAAATGCCGTATGCCACCGTGGCCTTTGTGGGCAGTGGAGCCGGATACCTGGTGGCGGGTATAACCGGGGGACAGCTGATTCCCAGCTTTGCTGCGGGGCTGCTGGTGACGATAGGCTGTCTGGTCGCATTGCGCGGCAGGCGGCGCGCGATCATTGGCCGGAGCCTGTTGCAGAGCAGGGCGTCCTAG
- a CDS encoding (R)-mandelonitrile lyase translates to MKKLILIMAVLAFAAAAYAEQGQVVYREGTQKSFKGPAEYFTGEVTVDMLFPPNETARYSGAYVTFQPGARTNWHWHPAGQHMIVTDGIALTGTRDGKVIEFKEGETVWCPVGVDHWHGATPDAPMTHLVISGSKDGKAVVWKEKVTDEQYMKR, encoded by the coding sequence ATGAAGAAATTGATATTGATCATGGCAGTGCTGGCCTTTGCCGCCGCGGCATACGCGGAACAGGGGCAGGTCGTGTACCGGGAGGGAACACAGAAATCCTTCAAGGGCCCCGCCGAATATTTCACCGGCGAGGTGACCGTGGACATGCTGTTCCCGCCCAACGAGACCGCCCGGTATTCCGGCGCGTACGTCACCTTCCAGCCCGGCGCCAGGACCAATTGGCATTGGCATCCCGCCGGGCAGCACATGATCGTCACCGACGGCATCGCCCTGACGGGGACGCGGGACGGCAAGGTCATCGAGTTCAAGGAAGGAGAGACCGTCTGGTGCCCGGTCGGCGTCGACCATTGGCACGGCGCGACTCCCGACGCACCTATGACGCACCTGGTCATTTCCGGCAGCAAGGACGGTAAGGCTGTCGTATGGAAAGAGAAAGTTACCGACGAACAATACATGAAGCGATAG
- a CDS encoding flavodoxin family protein: protein MSGEHEKAKSGRTPVCPERRELLKAGVAMAVAPVIAGMSAVATPSRAQASADRKSKKVLIISATPREEGNSDILCDEFMRGARKAGHAVEKIRLSEKDINFCTGCCSCISDPGACVQDDDMAEILEKALAADVMVLASPVYFLTFNARMKNFIDRFCPIYTMIRDLDVYFIASAAGGQRSVDSVVHGFRVFTGCLYGAREKGVVAATGVWDEGGIRGSRVLHDAYQMGFDA from the coding sequence ATGTCAGGCGAACACGAAAAAGCGAAGAGTGGGCGGACGCCGGTTTGCCCCGAGCGCCGCGAGTTGCTCAAAGCCGGCGTGGCAATGGCCGTCGCCCCGGTGATAGCCGGGATGTCCGCCGTCGCCACGCCTTCAAGGGCGCAGGCCTCCGCCGACAGGAAGAGCAAGAAGGTGCTCATCATCTCGGCCACCCCCAGGGAGGAAGGCAACTCCGACATCCTCTGTGACGAATTCATGCGGGGCGCCAGGAAAGCCGGGCACGCCGTGGAGAAAATCCGGCTGTCGGAAAAGGACATCAACTTCTGCACCGGGTGCTGTTCCTGCATCTCCGATCCGGGCGCATGCGTCCAGGATGACGATATGGCGGAGATATTGGAGAAAGCCCTGGCCGCCGACGTCATGGTCCTGGCCAGTCCGGTCTATTTTCTCACGTTCAATGCGCGGATGAAGAACTTCATCGACCGATTCTGTCCCATCTATACCATGATCCGAGATCTGGACGTCTATTTCATCGCCTCGGCGGCGGGCGGCCAACGATCGGTGGACAGCGTCGTCCATGGCTTCAGGGTATTCACCGGATGTCTTTATGGAGCCAGGGAGAAAGGGGTTGTCGCGGCCACTGGTGTCTGGGACGAGGGCGGCATCAGGGGATCCCGCGTTCTTCATGACGCCTACCAAATGGGTTTTGATGCCTGA
- a CDS encoding tautomerase family protein, giving the protein MKDSLSRRDFMVKGTVALGAAVAFEVSGLGGNAVRAAEALATQGAKEKTMPHISVKLWPGRSEEDKKRLAEAIAEDVVRITGCSESSVSVSIEDVPSEEWKEKVYDPEIRGKEESLYKKPGYSM; this is encoded by the coding sequence ATGAAGGACAGCCTGTCTCGTCGGGATTTCATGGTAAAAGGGACCGTGGCACTTGGTGCGGCGGTCGCGTTTGAAGTAAGCGGGCTTGGCGGCAATGCAGTGCGGGCCGCTGAAGCCCTGGCCACGCAAGGAGCAAAGGAGAAAACCATGCCTCATATCAGCGTCAAGCTCTGGCCTGGCCGGTCGGAAGAAGACAAGAAGCGGCTCGCCGAAGCCATTGCCGAAGACGTCGTCAGGATTACAGGGTGCAGTGAGTCGTCCGTTTCGGTCTCCATTGAGGATGTCCCGTCGGAAGAGTGGAAAGAGAAGGTCTATGATCCGGAAATCCGGGGCAAGGAAGAATCTCTGTACAAGAAACCCGGATACTCGATGTAG
- a CDS encoding cupin domain-containing protein codes for MSNDFKGEGIFPKGALNEAYAAYFTGTSYLEMLSMEGVVIGNVTFEPGCRNFWHIHHKGGQILLVTGGRGWYQEAGKPARALKPGDVVNIAPETKHWHGAAKDSWFAHVAVEVPAEDKSNEWLEPVSDEEYDALG; via the coding sequence ATGAGCAACGATTTCAAGGGAGAAGGAATCTTCCCCAAAGGCGCTCTGAATGAGGCATATGCCGCTTATTTCACCGGAACCAGCTATCTTGAAATGCTCTCCATGGAAGGCGTCGTTATCGGCAACGTCACTTTCGAGCCGGGCTGCCGCAACTTCTGGCACATCCACCACAAGGGCGGCCAGATCCTTTTGGTGACCGGCGGACGCGGCTGGTACCAGGAGGCCGGCAAGCCGGCCCGGGCCCTCAAACCCGGCGACGTGGTCAACATCGCGCCCGAGACCAAGCACTGGCACGGCGCAGCCAAGGATTCCTGGTTCGCCCACGTGGCCGTGGAGGTCCCTGCCGAAGACAAGTCCAATGAGTGGTTGGAGCCGGTTTCCGACGAGGAATACGACGCGCTCGGTTAG
- a CDS encoding cyclophilin-like fold protein: MSDKGTKVKLVIGETIIPAVLNDSKPARALLAKLPYSVKLQRYEHDYCGVMSETLPYDAAELRSGWKNGDIAFAVNGNYFAILYKDEEISQQYDGMVTMGALDCSPSVMETLAGSISVSIEQD, from the coding sequence ATGTCGGATAAAGGAACAAAAGTTAAACTGGTCATTGGCGAAACCATCATCCCGGCGGTTTTGAACGACAGCAAGCCCGCTCGGGCGTTGCTGGCGAAGCTGCCTTACTCCGTCAAGCTGCAACGCTATGAACACGACTACTGCGGCGTCATGAGCGAGACATTGCCCTATGACGCGGCAGAGCTGCGCAGCGGATGGAAGAACGGTGACATCGCCTTTGCCGTGAACGGAAACTACTTTGCGATCCTTTACAAGGACGAAGAGATTTCCCAGCAGTATGACGGCATGGTGACCATGGGAGCCCTGGATTGCTCCCCGTCCGTCATGGAAACTCTTGCCGGGAGCATTTCCGTCAGTATCGAGCAGGACTAA
- a CDS encoding cyclophilin-like fold protein — protein MKIILNRLMIVFGIAACALMACLDSGALASDGHALPLSSMKVEISSNGKTATFQLYDTAAAREFYNQLPLELDLTNFRDAQWMFYPPEKLNVKANEAYHDGKKGELSYYAPWGDVFMLYKDFYAGDEMHRLGIGLSGVDDIAAMSGSAVIRKMEPLAEEKEQTMQITVTANGSAIVYELNDSQASKDLYAQLPLEIEVENYGSNEKIFYPPKKLNTSNTPLVKGAQPGTLAYYAPWADVVMFYGSFGSASGLYELGHAVKGTERIRSLGGTIRIEAGSSR, from the coding sequence ATGAAAATCATTCTGAATCGTTTGATGATTGTCTTTGGAATCGCCGCGTGCGCTCTCATGGCATGCCTCGATTCGGGCGCGCTGGCATCGGACGGTCATGCGCTGCCCCTGTCGTCCATGAAGGTTGAGATTTCCTCGAATGGGAAGACGGCAACGTTTCAGCTCTATGATACGGCGGCAGCCAGGGAGTTTTACAACCAGCTGCCGCTCGAACTGGACCTGACCAATTTCCGCGATGCCCAGTGGATGTTCTACCCGCCCGAGAAGCTGAACGTGAAGGCGAACGAAGCCTATCACGACGGGAAGAAGGGAGAGCTGAGCTACTACGCGCCCTGGGGCGACGTCTTCATGCTCTACAAGGATTTTTACGCGGGCGATGAAATGCACCGGCTGGGCATCGGCCTGAGCGGCGTCGACGATATTGCCGCGATGTCGGGCAGCGCCGTCATACGAAAGATGGAACCACTTGCAGAAGAAAAGGAACAAACCATGCAGATCACTGTCACCGCAAACGGAAGCGCCATTGTATATGAACTCAACGACAGCCAGGCCTCCAAGGACCTTTACGCCCAACTGCCTCTGGAAATAGAAGTCGAGAATTACGGCAGCAATGAAAAGATATTCTATCCCCCCAAGAAGCTGAACACCTCCAATACGCCCCTGGTCAAGGGGGCCCAGCCGGGAACCCTGGCATACTACGCTCCGTGGGCCGACGTGGTCATGTTTTACGGCAGCTTCGGCTCGGCTTCGGGGCTGTATGAGCTGGGGCACGCCGTGAAAGGGACGGAAAGGATTCGCTCCCTGGGAGGCACCATTCGCATCGAGGCTGGTTCGTCCCGCTAG
- a CDS encoding carboxymuconolactone decarboxylase family protein — MNKETTLDARQQAIVTIAAYTTSGDIEQLKPALNEGLDAGLTVNEVKEVLVQMYAYAGFPRSLGGIWAFMGVMDERKEKGIQDEEGKGASPIPADLDRDAYGERVRTDLSGLKEIPTTKAPYQEFSPIIDTFLKEHLFADIFARDILTHQERELATIACLASLGRAEGPLNFHMGAAMNTGLSEGQMHDFIKVLDARVGKKEAESAREVLASVLAARK; from the coding sequence ATGAATAAGGAAACAACCCTGGACGCACGTCAACAGGCGATCGTCACTATCGCCGCCTACACCACCAGCGGGGACATCGAACAGCTCAAGCCCGCCCTGAACGAAGGGCTGGACGCCGGGCTGACAGTCAACGAAGTGAAGGAAGTCCTGGTTCAAATGTACGCCTACGCGGGTTTTCCCCGCAGCCTGGGCGGCATCTGGGCCTTCATGGGCGTGATGGATGAACGAAAAGAGAAGGGCATTCAGGACGAGGAAGGCAAGGGCGCGTCGCCGATTCCGGCCGATCTCGACAGGGACGCCTACGGCGAGCGGGTTCGCACCGATCTCTCCGGTCTCAAGGAGATTCCGACTACCAAGGCTCCGTACCAGGAGTTCTCGCCGATCATCGACACGTTCCTGAAGGAGCACCTGTTCGCTGACATCTTCGCTCGCGATATCCTGACCCATCAGGAGCGCGAACTGGCGACCATTGCCTGTCTGGCCAGCCTGGGCCGAGCCGAAGGGCCGCTCAACTTCCATATGGGCGCCGCCATGAACACCGGCCTGTCCGAAGGACAGATGCACGATTTCATCAAGGTCCTTGATGCCCGCGTCGGCAAGAAGGAAGCCGAAAGCGCCAGGGAAGTGCTCGCCAGCGTGCTTGCCGCCCGCAAGTAG